The sequence AATTTACAGCTTTAGAAAATGTAATGCTGCCTTTACTGATTCAGGGCCGTAGTGTCGAAGCTGCTACAAACGCGGCACGTGAAATTCTTGTCAAAGTTGGGCTGGAGGAGCGTTTGACGCATCGCCCGACAATGCTTTCCGGCGGCGAACAGCAGCGAGTTGCGATTGCTAGGGCGCTAGTGCACCGGCCGAAATTACTGCTTGCTGATGAACCTACAGGGAATCTTGATCTAAATACAGCCAAAGAAATACAAAATCTGCTGCAGGGCATACAAGTTACTACAAAAGTTACAATGATCTTAGTTACCCATTCTAGAGAACTAGCAAATTCACTTGATCGGATTTTTGAATTGACGTCAAACGGATTGGTGGAGAAAAAAAAGTGATGAAGAAGTTATTTGTGTTGGCCCTATGTTGTTATGGCCTATTTTTTGCGCAGCTAGAATTTAGTGCTGCTGCTCCGCTAACAACGAAAAATGTGTCAATCAAGGATATTCGGCTTGTCGGCCTAAATAAAGTTGATGGTGAATCAGTGCTGGTGGGGATGAAAATCTCTAAAGGCATGACTCCTAATGCAGAAACGATTGATGCTGAAATTAAGCGGATTTATCGCCTTGGTTTTTTTGATCAAGTCTCAGGGGCAGTTGATCAAGTTGGTAATTTTATTGTTACGCTTGTTGAGAAACCTTCGATTCGAAGAATTCTATTGGAAGGTAACGATGTAGTTAATGATGAAACATTAAAAGAAAAATTATTAATCCCCACGCGACGATTCCTTGACCGCAAACAAATTAAAGCTGGAGTCGCAGAAGCAATGAAGTATTATGAAGGCCTGGGTAGAGCGGGAACTACAATTGAAGTAGAAGAGCAAGTTGTCGGCGAAAATGAAGTTGACCTCAAATACATAGTTAAAGAAGTAGATAAAAAAGTGATTCGAGAAATTGCTTTTGAAGGAAATCGCGCGTTTACAAGCGATGAACTGGAGGATGAAATCGATACTGGAACTCATTCCTGGTGGATTTCGTGGTTGTCAGGCAGCGGAATTTTAAAGCAAGAGAAATTAGATAATGATGTAAAGAAACTCGCGCGTTTTTACTTGAACCAAGGATATGCAGAGGTTAGTGTGGGAGAGCCCCGCATCAGCGAACTTGAAAATGGCATTAAGCTGACATTCCCCATTACTGAGGGAGAACTTTTCACTTTTGGTGAAATAACTGCGCAGGGAGATTTGGTTGATGGTAGTCAGGAGCAGACTTTGACTGGAACAAAGGCGCTTAGTGGAGAAACTTTCTCGGTAGACAAGCTTAACCAAGATACTTTCACGGTATCTGAAAAATTTACTGATATTGGCTATGCTTTTGCTAACGTTGAGCCGGATACTAAAATTATTCGTGAAACTAGAAGGGTTGATGTCACTTATCAGATTAGTAAGGGTAATTTAATTACGGTTAATCGCGTAAACGTTGCAGGTAACGATAAAACTGCAGACAATGTAGTCCGTCGCCAGTTAAAAATTGCAGACCGAGATCTGTATTCTAGTTCTAAAGTAAAGCGCAGTGAGGAATTAATGCGGCGCACTGGTTATTTCACTGAGGCCTCGATTACGCCGCAATCTATCCCCAACAAGGATGAGGTTGATCTGAATGTGTTGGTTAAGGAAGGGCAAACGGGGTCATTTAGTGTGGGTGCTGGGATTAGTTCTGGCGAAGGCTTTATTTTTAACACCCGTTTTTCTGAGACCAATATGTTTGGTTCAGGAAATTCGCTTACCTTAAATTCCGATTTGGGTGATCGTAACGAAAACTATACAATTAGTTATGATAATCCGAGGATTAACGATACGTATCTTTCTGGTGGGCTAGATATTTTTTCCGCAAATCGTCGTTACGATACTTTTGAACGCAGGCAAACTGGTGGAAGTGTTACGCTTGGTTATCCGCTAGCTTTTCTTGGGTCAGAGGCTAAAGATGAAATTCGTTTTTCGACAACTTATCAACTAGCAAAGATCAAGATTCATCAAATTGAGGAAGATGCTCCGAGTTTAGTTAAGGATGCTGAAGGGGAGACGCTACTTTCTAGTATTACCCCGAAGTTGTTACGTAATACGATTGACAACCCGTTGAACCCGGCCAGTGGGTCGAGGCAATTATTGCAGGTGGAGTATGCAGGCCTTGGTGGGGACGAGGAGTTTTGGTTGGGGCAGGCGAGTAACACGATTTACTATCCGTTGATTGATACTGCAATTGGGCCGATTGTATTTTCGCAGCGTACGCGTTTTGATTATGGCAAGGCTTATGGGGATAGTGACCGCTTATCGTTGTTTAGACGTTTTTTTGCAGGAGGCATAAATTCTGTGCGGGGTTTCGAGGCGCGTAAGCTTGGGCCGAGGGACACGAACGGGGAATTTTATGGTGGGGCGAAGCAGTTGATTGCAAATTTTGAAATGCTTTTTCCACTTGCTGCGGAAGTTGGGATCAAGGCGCTTGCGTTTTATGACATTGGCAATGCGTTTGATGATGATGAGAACTTGGAGGTTTCGGAATTGCGTCAAGCTGTAGGGGGAGGTATTCGTTGGACGTCGCCGATTGGGCCGATTCGTTTGGAGTTTGGTCATCCGCTTGACCGGAAGGAGGGCGACCGCAATTTCGTACCATACTTTTCTTTTGGCGCACCATTCTAGGCCCCAGGCCCAGCCCAGCCCACTGGTGTCAGCCTGTTAAGAACATAAAGAGCAGGAATGGGCTAGATAAGACTAATTTGTAGTGCCCTTGATCGTATTTTGGTAACTTAAGCGAGATAAATCATGCCATGAAATTGTGAAAAGGAATTACGATTTTAAAACTAGACAAACTTACGAGAAAAAGCGCAAGATCAAGACAAGCCGGTGCACACTCGCGCAATCGGAGCATCAAAATACAACTTGAAAACCGCTAAATTGCTAATAGTCGATATTATAGATTGAAGAGCGAGGGAATGATGTAGGCAAGTAAGCTCCCGATGGGTAGGTGAAGCTATAGTTTCCAAGCCTCCACTGTTCCCAGGCAACTGAGCATTTTTCGCAAAAATCTTTGTAGAGTTGGATGAACGACTTTCTTAGTTCCAGGCAAGTAGAGATACAAATGACCCTTAGGCCGAATTCTTTAGGCTTATAGAATTTATAAGGGTTTTGTAAGGATAATAGTTTAGAGTCACTGAGTTTGAATTTAGGAGAGCCAGCTTTGATGCGCTCTTTTTCAAGAGTATGTAATCCAGTAACAAGCGTTTCCTTCAGTGTTTGATTAGAGAGGAGTTTAGTTTCTATAAAAGCTGATTTCCAGGCGAAAGGCTTAAAAACAATACTTCTTGACCTACCTGGAAGGTCATCTAGCATTTTGCATAGTTGTTCAATTTCTAATTGAGAGAAGGGTTTATTCGGCAGCTTCGATATATATCTGGAGCGAATATACTTATAACTATCGATGATCTCAATGTCCTTGCCTTCAGATAATGCTTTCCAAGAGCTAACCCCTGGCCAAGATTCAATTGAATTAACGACCCTTGCAGAGCAAGGGTTAGCGTAGAGATAAGCTAATTGCTTAATACAAGCTTCAGCATTAAGAATTTGAGCGGCATGGTAGCGTTGAGCCCAGATCTTAACATGTCTTTTACCTAAAAGCTTACAAACCATCTTAGCCAACTCTCCATTAAAGATATTCATGAAGTCTTTAACCCGAGCCGGGTCCCCTTGGGGCACGAGCACCATATGGTAATGATTCTGCAAGAAAATAAGTGCACAAATAGCTATGTCGCTACATTTTTCCTGGGCTAGTGATAAAACTCCAAGAATTAAACGATTAATATATTCATTTGGCACAAATGGTAGGCCCTCAGCCAAGCGATTTGTAATAAAATATACCCCTCCATGCTCATACCTTCTACGTGGATGTCCCATAGAAAATTCCTCCTATTTTAATTTCTCTATGGTTATTTTCGGCCGTTTCAATCCACTTGTTGCGTCCCTATAGTTTTATTTCCATATTTACACTAGGTTACAACTCAGGATGACACCAGCGGGGCTAACTTGTTGCGTCCCTATAGTTTTATTTCCATATTTACACTAGGTTACAACTCAGGATGACACCAGCGGGGCTAAAATGGGGGCGGATTGCAGAACTGATGGTTCTGGTACCACTGATTTGCTGGTTCTGCTTCTATAACCTCGGAGCAGAATCATTCAAAACTACCGACGAAACCATCCACACTCGCGTCACTCAAGAAATGCTCCACTCCGGCAACCTACTCCAGCCAAGCTTCAACCACACCCCGTACCATAATAAACCACCATTCAAGATGTGGCTCTCCTTGATCCCCATGTGGTTAGGCCATGAAAGTAAATTCAGCTATAGATTTATCGACGCCGCTAGCGGCGCAGGAACTTTTTTCGCGATTTATTTAATCGCCCTACGCTGGTTCGGATCAGGCTTACTCGGGATATTTTCAGTCTGCGCACTGATCGGATCAAGAATCTTCGCCTTTTCTCACGGCTACCGCGTCGCCGTTCAAGACTCAATTGTAGTTTTTTTCACTACATTGGCAATTTACTTAGGCTTTTCAGCGATTGAAAACTTGTCTACAAATCAAACACGCTCCAAGCAATTTGCGGCTTACTCTGGCATACTCGTCGGTTTATCTGTGCTCTCAAAAAGCGCATTCGGATATTACGCCTGGCTCGTCATTGCCTTATTTGTCTTGGCATACGGTTTATCGACAAAGCGCTATAAGGAAATTTTTCAATTATCACTATGGGCAATAATTCCTTCAATTGTAATTCCAGCAATTTACCTGGTCCCTAGACTGCTTTTTATACCCGGCGTTTGGGAGACAATGGTCGGACAAGAATTAACCGAACGCTTCGAAGAAGGTTATCACAATGCAAACGATCGCTATTTTTACCTTAGGTTGATTTTTGTGCTTCGTGAAATTGTTCCACCCGTCTTACTTGGGGCAGGAATCCTCTTTGCCTTATCTGAGGTCTTGATCCGTAAAAATTACCGCTGGGCCGCAATCTTAATATGGGCCGCCTTTCCCATAGTATTTTTAAGCTTTTTACCATCACGCTTAGAACACTATATCGCGCCAAGTTTTCCCGCGCTGGCACTACTTGCTGGCCTAACAGTTAATCAAGCATTTAATTTACTTAAGCAAGGCATAACCCCCTGGATTAATGGAAACCCACGAGGCTCATTTAGCGCAGTAATTTGCGGAACAATCATACTTATCTACTGTGGAAAACTGTATAGCGAACATCTTCCAAAGTCAGCCGCGCGAATACTAAACCCACGTGGGCCAATTGCGCTCGATAGCGCAATGTACGACCTACATAACTTTTATAAAAAACAACCCTCTACAGCCCCGGGGATTTTGATTGTAGACGCTCCAGAATTTAATCGTTTCGAATCAGTCTACCCCGGGTTAGTAGAAAAGCATTTTGTGCTTGATCCGAATCGACAAAAGTTTGAAAAATTACTAAGCACACCAACAGCTGGCGATTACCCCTATTTCATCTTAACATCGCAAGCATTGACGCAGAGTATAATTGAAAAATTACCATTTACAGCTTATCGCGCGATCCCAACATTCTGGGACCGAGACGAGCGCATTTACGCCTTTGCCTTTGTAGAGCCCAAAAAATTGCCGCATTGGTTTGCCCGCAAACACGCAATTGATATTGGCAGCCCACAACTTGAAACGATCCTCGGTCTGAGTGACCCATTTCCTTTCGGTAAACTGACTGTGCGTTGGGCGACTGGACCACAAAGCCAATTTCTAGTTGATGGGGATTTATTGTTACGAGAGCGACCATCCGTCCTCAGTATTAATTTGGGACTAAGTCCAACTAAAAGGACAATCCGGGAACGGAAAGTAAGAATTGGGCTAAATGATACTCCGCTTGGCGAAGTAAGCTTAAAAGGCAGTGGTTTGGTCACGCGTAGTGTTAACATCCCTCCGCAGGTTTGGCACTTTGGGCCAAATGTAGTGACGCTTTCCAGTGAACTTATCGGCGGAGAAGATATCGAAGTTAAAGAGCGTGTGCTTTTACTTAACTGGCTTGCCGTAGAAATTAAATAAGTGTTGGATTAATTTAGAGTAAAAACGCTCTAAGTTTTGCTACGTAAAAAATAACTGATTTAGTAATTTGCAGTTCGGTTTAGAACTTTCGCAAAGCGTGGGCGTTCTGCCCTGAATAGTTCAGGATCAACTGTATGAAAAATTTTCTCTAATACGCTAATGCATTCAAGCGGTTTAAGTGGTGCAATGCTATGTTTGCTTTCCGTGAAAATAACAGCATTAACGAAATCATGCTTCTCTTCAAATTTAAGCGGAGTTGCGATCAGTTCGTTAGCGTCAAGTAGGTCGCCAGCGCCATTATGACTTAAGCAATTACGCAATTGCTCGCAGGTATCAATCAAAGTTTTAGTGATTCTTCGTGCATCGGAAATTTGATTGAGTATTGTTGCTGGAGTTAAATGAAAGCGATTTGTAAGTTTGCGATCAAGTGCCACTAGAAACTCAGAACTGATTTGTGCAGTTGTGACTAAGCGCGCATAAAGCTCTTCTAATTCGCCGCGCGAAAGATTTCCTTGAACAATTTTAAAACCGCGATCCACTTCAGCCATATTTGTAATCTAATACTGTTATGGCGACGATTAGCAGGAATGTGTCATGATTTAGTAAATATTGTCAGAATCTATAAGCTCTTGATATTATTATACTTACTACACGGATGCGGCTTGATTCGTATGCGCTCCGTTTTGAATTTTTGTGGCACGTGTTTCTAAACTTAGCTCTGGGTCTCCTAATAATTCTGCATAGAGCCCGATTAGTTTACGATCAAACGCAAGTCTAGTGTAGTTCAGCAAGGCAATTTCCTGAGCGCGTGTGACCTTATCTTTATTTGTATTAAGCTGCTCTGGTAAGCTGCCTAGGGCATTAAAAATTGCGACCGCAAAATTTTCTGGATTGGTTTCGACTAAATAACAAGCTGATTCATCCAGAACTTGTGTGTGCGAGTAGATTCGAGTCGCAATCAATGGTTTGCCACTTGCCATATAGGCATACACTTTTAATGGAGTATTTGACCCCTCGATTCGTGGCGAGACTACTGCGGTAGATAGATCCAGAAATGCTTGTATTTGATGTTGTGGGCGAGCCCCAGTGAAGCATAGCGAAGAGTTTGGAATGTCCAGTCCTGCTGCGATGTCTTGATAGCGTGTGCAATCACTGCTTGAGCCGCCAACAATAACTAGTAAGCAGCTATTAGCCGAAGTCGGGTAATTTTTTATAAATGCTGACCAAGCGCTGAGCAATAAATCAATACCCTGATATGAAGCTAGATTACCTGTGTAAAGAAGAATTCTTTTCCCTTGGAACTCAAATTCAGAGCTGATTTGTTCTAACGTTTTTCGATCGGAAACTTCAGAGTCAGGTGCAAAATCCTCAATTTGAGCGATGTGGGATGTTGTGAGCGTTCGTGCATGATCAGTTAGAGCCTTACAGACCGTGATCACAGCAGCAGCAGACTGCAGTGCGAATTTTTCAAGCGTAGCAATGACCTTTAAGAGTATTCTAGAGTTTGTAAATCTACTGGCTAGAAGTTGCTCAGTCATATTTGAATCAAGATCAAAAACATAAGGGGCGCGAAAAATCTTTCCTAGAACTGCAGCAATTATTCCACCTTCTTCTATGCCATGGATTAGGTCATAGCGTGTAAAACAACAACGCCTCAGGCAAGCAAGCGCCAAGCGCAAATCGAGTGCAATTTTTCCCCAGGAAGGACCAATTTTTACGCTTTTAATCCCTGGCCAGCCACCTGCTCGTAAAATTTTTGTGTTGGGTAGGAATAATTCTTGTCCAAGTGGATAACAAGCCAAGTCGATTTGAATTCCCGCTGATCCAAGCGTTTCACACATGGCGCGCACATTCATTGGAGTGCCGCGTTCTTCATAAAACGGTTGCGGCGCAATCATTAAAATTTTATGCTGAGGTCTTGGATTTTCGTTTACTATGTTAGCCACTGCTGGTTCTTATACCAATTGAAAATAATCTGCACCTCTTCCTCGAAACTGTGGGTTGACTTAAAGCCCAGCTCGGTTCGTGCCTTGCTTGTATTAAAAGCCCTGTTTTTAACGAAAAAATCCACCCTACGGCGATGTATCGGTGGCTCAATCCCGAAGGGGCGGCAGAGTAGTTCTACGCATGACCCTACAAGCTGGATGGGAAATGCGGGAATGCGGTAAGGCAAAAGCGGCACCCCCGAAACTCTCGAGATTGCCTGATAAACTTGGTCGAGAGGTAAGGGATCATTGCCGGCAATTAAATAAATCTGTCCTTTAGCTTGGGGCGTTAGCGCAGCAAGCAAATAACTAGTTACAAGATCCTGAACGTAGATCCAGTGTGTCCAGGATTTACCAGTGCCAATGATCGGCAGCTTACGCTGATAAATGCCGCGAAATAATTTGAGTATGCGCCGATCGCCTTGCCCCCAAATCATTGCAGGTCTAAGCACCGTAATGTCCTGGCCTCCTGCAATACGTTCTTTCGCTAATTTCTCAGCTTCGGTTTTGCTAATCTGATAAACGTCTGTCGGATGGTAGGGATATGATTCATCAGCGGGGGGATTTTCAATATGACTGTGCACGCCAGTTGTGCTGGTATGAATCACGCGTTTAATGGAGTGCTCTTTAGCAGCGTCGAAAACATGGCGCGTGCCTTCTAGATTGACGTCGAAATAGACTTGATCGGGAAATTTTGCCTCGCGGTAAAGTGCACCGACATGGAAAATATATTCTTGGTTTTGAGCCGCCTGAAAAACACTTTCACGGTTAGTCAGGTCACCGGTAATAACTTTTGCACCTAGTTGAATGAATTTTTTAAGCTGCTCGTTATTGCTGGTTGAGCGTGCCAAGAGAGTCACAATATTCTGCTGTTCAAGTAATCTCACTGTTAAATGACTGCCAACAAATCCCGTGCTGCCGGTGACAAGTACTTTCTTCCCAGTGAATGATTGAGCTAATTCCACGTTCCTTTTGACCAAATATACGAAGAATTCATATAGTTCTTTTTTAAAACCTGCAACTGCTGCTTATGCTTCTTGAACACGACACGAAAACTCCAGATCTTGAAACTTCTTCACAGCAATATCGTGCGCGTTTTTCAGGGGCAGTTGGCGAGTGGATGTTGGAAAAACAAAAGTCCGCTGTGCGCGACGCCATTGCGCAGTTGTCATGTCGCCCACAGACTGTGCTTGAAGTTGGCGGCTGCCATGGACAATTACTAGGGCTCTATCACGAACTCAATTTAAAGCCCACAATTCAAGGTAGCCATATAGCAGCACTTACTAATCTTCAAGCTTACGCACAGAGCTTGTCAGTGAAACCTGAATTTGCGACTGAAGTTTCAAATCTTTGGGAATTGCCATTTGAAGATCAATCGTTTGATCTAGTCATTGCCGTGAGACTATTGGCGCATGTCACTGCCTGGGAGGATTTGCTTAAAGAACTTTCTCGAGTTGCCAGACAAGCTGTAATTATTGATTACCCTTCGCTCTCTGCGCTGAACCGACTCACTCCAATTTTATTTAATTATAAACGCAAGATCGAAGGTAATACGCGGCCATATTTTAGCTATACGGGACATGAATTAAGATCTTCTCTGCGCCTGCAAGGCATGACAGTCAGTTCCGTACACAAACAATTTGCTTTCCCAATGGGCTTACATCGCTTGTTGAAGCAGCCAAGGATCTCTAGTTTTATGGAAAATGTTTGTGCTTGTCTTGGTATCACGAAAATCATAGGTTCTCCAGTAGTTTTATCGTGTCGACGTAAGGCTTAATCAGTTAAATATTTGTGAACGAAATTCCGCTGAAAAACACTGGGCCGCTTGTTAAAGGAGCACTAAGTCCTGATGGACAAGAGCCGCCGCGCGCGCTGCGCGCGTTAGCGCGTATTATCGATAACGATTTATGTCATCGTTGTGGAAGCTGCATTGGTATTTGCCCGACAAAGGTGCTGGGGCTGGATCGCCAGGATTTTCCGATTGTTAAGAATCTAGCTGCGTGCACTGATTGTGATCTGTGCGTGAAAGTTTGTCCTGGTGATGAATTTAATGTTCCAGAAATTTCAAAGCAGCTTTTTCCGCAAGCCCCTGATCTTCGTGATATGCACGGGCATATTGAACAAGCATATTTGGCTTATGCGAGCGAAGAGCAGATTAGAAAAAATTCAACAAGTGGCGGTTTGATTAGCGGATTACTGGTTTCCTTGCTCGAGCAAGGAGTGATTACAGGTGCAGCTGTAGTAGCCTCTGACGATCAAGTGCTTTGGAAGGGTAAGCCAAAAATTGCCCGGAGTAAGACCGAAATTCTTGCGGCGATGAAATCTAAGTATGCCATTTCTCCGACCAATATTACGTTTGAAGAAATCCGTGAAGTGGAAGGTCGTTATGCCGTAGTTGGGCTACCTTGTCAGATTCATGGTTATCATAAGGCAGCCGCGTTGGACCGGCGCATTAAAGATCGGGTCGTGCTTTCAATTGGGCTCTTTTGTCATGCTGCAGTTGAGCATGATGCAATGTATACAATTTGGGATTCGCTTGAGCTTGAGACGCCTCAACAAAAGCAAGCGAATCCTGCGCAAAAATTTATTTCACGAATCGGCAAGCATCCCGGGACGCCGTACATTTTCTTTAAGGACGGCTCAACACAACCGGTTTATTTTCCTAAGGTTAAAAATGGCTATCGTCCAAGCTCAATGGAAGTTTTGAATATTTTGTATCGGCTATATACGCCACCACGCTGTTTGACCTGCTACGACTCAACTTCAGAATTTGCCGATCTTGCAGTGGGCGATCCCTGGATGACGCCTCCTGAGGGAGTTGATTTTTATGATGGCTGGAGTTTTGCGCTGGCACGCACTAAGCGCGGCATTGCTTTAGTCGAGCAAGCTGAAAAAGCTAACGCACTTGTATTGAAGCGTATTTCAAGTGAGCTTGCTCGAACCTCAAACTTAATGATGGGGCATGAAAAGCGCGGCCGCGCATTTAGAATTATCGAGACGCGTAGGCGCCAAGGTGAATTAATCCCGGATTATCAATTTGAAATCCCCAGAGCATCTGGCAAGGAGTTTATTTTAACCGAGCTTAATATGTTCTCGCATTTTTTCTGCTTTGTTCCTTGGGGCAAGCAAAGGCTGTTACGTTTAACGCTATCGCAGTTTGGCTACTGGATGCTTTGGTTAAATTCAAAGCGACGTGGACTACGCTTTTTCCGTAGAGACCTACTGACTAAGCTCAAGCGTAAATTTGGAGCAACAGGTTGAGGGTGACTCTAGAGCATTTAATCAATCGCCGCGGATTTGTATTAAGTTTACTAGCCTGCCTTTGTTTTTTTGTTTTTTTTAATAGCATTCATAATGATTTTGCCCTTGATGATCATTATCATATTCATCAAAACGAAATCGTCAAGGAATTGAGTCGGGCAGGGGAGCTTTTTCTATCACCAACTTGGCCTGGAAATTTATACCGGCCGCTCAGTGAACTGACTTTCACGCTGAATTATTATTGGGGGGCTGAAAATCCAAGCGGCTACCATATATTTAATATTTGCTTACATATTTTAGTTTGCTGGTTAGTTTTTTGGATGATCAAAAGAATATCTGGTGTTGAAATTGCGTTCTGGACAGCACTTATTTTTGCAGTTCATCCTCTGCATGTAGAGGCTGTAACGGGCATCGTAGATCGCACCGAGCTCTTAGCGGCCTTATTTCTTTTAGCTGGGATTTATTTTGTTGAGCGGCGCTATGTCCGGGACAGAAAAATATACACAGCACTTAGTTTTTTATTTTTCCTTTGTGCCTTGATGTCTAAGGAAAGTGCGCTGAGTGCCTGCGCCTTGGCTCCTTTATTCTTTATTGCACAACAACCTAATAAATCGGGCTTGAAATCTGCAGCTACGTCTACAATTTTAGTTTTTCTGGCGGGTATCACGTATTTGTTTTTTAGATTTCATGCTCTTGGAGCAGTGCTGCGATCTGAAGATCGGCCTTTCTATGTAGTGAATCCTTTAGTGGCGCTCGAACTTCCTGAGCGAATTTTTAACGGTATTGTATTACTCGGGCACTACATACGGTTGTCAATTATCCCTTGGCCTCTTACAACAGATTATTCGTACTCAA comes from bacterium and encodes:
- a CDS encoding class I SAM-dependent methyltransferase, coding for MLLEHDTKTPDLETSSQQYRARFSGAVGEWMLEKQKSAVRDAIAQLSCRPQTVLEVGGCHGQLLGLYHELNLKPTIQGSHIAALTNLQAYAQSLSVKPEFATEVSNLWELPFEDQSFDLVIAVRLLAHVTAWEDLLKELSRVARQAVIIDYPSLSALNRLTPILFNYKRKIEGNTRPYFSYTGHELRSSLRLQGMTVSSVHKQFAFPMGLHRLLKQPRISSFMENVCACLGITKIIGSPVVLSCRRKA
- a CDS encoding glycosyltransferase family 39 protein; this encodes MVLVPLICWFCFYNLGAESFKTTDETIHTRVTQEMLHSGNLLQPSFNHTPYHNKPPFKMWLSLIPMWLGHESKFSYRFIDAASGAGTFFAIYLIALRWFGSGLLGIFSVCALIGSRIFAFSHGYRVAVQDSIVVFFTTLAIYLGFSAIENLSTNQTRSKQFAAYSGILVGLSVLSKSAFGYYAWLVIALFVLAYGLSTKRYKEIFQLSLWAIIPSIVIPAIYLVPRLLFIPGVWETMVGQELTERFEEGYHNANDRYFYLRLIFVLREIVPPVLLGAGILFALSEVLIRKNYRWAAILIWAAFPIVFLSFLPSRLEHYIAPSFPALALLAGLTVNQAFNLLKQGITPWINGNPRGSFSAVICGTIILIYCGKLYSEHLPKSAARILNPRGPIALDSAMYDLHNFYKKQPSTAPGILIVDAPEFNRFESVYPGLVEKHFVLDPNRQKFEKLLSTPTAGDYPYFILTSQALTQSIIEKLPFTAYRAIPTFWDRDERIYAFAFVEPKKLPHWFARKHAIDIGSPQLETILGLSDPFPFGKLTVRWATGPQSQFLVDGDLLLRERPSVLSINLGLSPTKRTIRERKVRIGLNDTPLGEVSLKGSGLVTRSVNIPPQVWHFGPNVVTLSSELIGGEDIEVKERVLLLNWLAVEIK
- a CDS encoding NAD-dependent epimerase/dehydratase family protein, with translation MELAQSFTGKKVLVTGSTGFVGSHLTVRLLEQQNIVTLLARSTSNNEQLKKFIQLGAKVITGDLTNRESVFQAAQNQEYIFHVGALYREAKFPDQVYFDVNLEGTRHVFDAAKEHSIKRVIHTSTTGVHSHIENPPADESYPYHPTDVYQISKTEAEKLAKERIAGGQDITVLRPAMIWGQGDRRILKLFRGIYQRKLPIIGTGKSWTHWIYVQDLVTSYLLAALTPQAKGQIYLIAGNDPLPLDQVYQAISRVSGVPLLPYRIPAFPIQLVGSCVELLCRPFGIEPPIHRRRVDFFVKNRAFNTSKARTELGFKSTHSFEEEVQIIFNWYKNQQWLT
- a CDS encoding Coenzyme F420 hydrogenase/dehydrogenase, beta subunit C-terminal domain — translated: MNEIPLKNTGPLVKGALSPDGQEPPRALRALARIIDNDLCHRCGSCIGICPTKVLGLDRQDFPIVKNLAACTDCDLCVKVCPGDEFNVPEISKQLFPQAPDLRDMHGHIEQAYLAYASEEQIRKNSTSGGLISGLLVSLLEQGVITGAAVVASDDQVLWKGKPKIARSKTEILAAMKSKYAISPTNITFEEIREVEGRYAVVGLPCQIHGYHKAAALDRRIKDRVVLSIGLFCHAAVEHDAMYTIWDSLELETPQQKQANPAQKFISRIGKHPGTPYIFFKDGSTQPVYFPKVKNGYRPSSMEVLNILYRLYTPPRCLTCYDSTSEFADLAVGDPWMTPPEGVDFYDGWSFALARTKRGIALVEQAEKANALVLKRISSELARTSNLMMGHEKRGRAFRIIETRRRQGELIPDYQFEIPRASGKEFILTELNMFSHFFCFVPWGKQRLLRLTLSQFGYWMLWLNSKRRGLRFFRRDLLTKLKRKFGATG
- a CDS encoding glycosyltransferase, whose amino-acid sequence is MANIVNENPRPQHKILMIAPQPFYEERGTPMNVRAMCETLGSAGIQIDLACYPLGQELFLPNTKILRAGGWPGIKSVKIGPSWGKIALDLRLALACLRRCCFTRYDLIHGIEEGGIIAAVLGKIFRAPYVFDLDSNMTEQLLASRFTNSRILLKVIATLEKFALQSAAAVITVCKALTDHARTLTTSHIAQIEDFAPDSEVSDRKTLEQISSEFEFQGKRILLYTGNLASYQGIDLLLSAWSAFIKNYPTSANSCLLVIVGGSSSDCTRYQDIAAGLDIPNSSLCFTGARPQHQIQAFLDLSTAVVSPRIEGSNTPLKVYAYMASGKPLIATRIYSHTQVLDESACYLVETNPENFAVAIFNALGSLPEQLNTNKDKVTRAQEIALLNYTRLAFDRKLIGLYAELLGDPELSLETRATKIQNGAHTNQAASV
- a CDS encoding ABC transporter ATP-binding protein, whose product is MHYLDGARTVRVFDNLSLAVKSGTSIAIIGESGIGKSTLLNLLGTLETPTSGSIQLGDFLISDGSYSTTALAKFRSEQIGFIFQFHHLLPEFTALENVMLPLLIQGRSVEAATNAAREILVKVGLEERLTHRPTMLSGGEQQRVAIARALVHRPKLLLADEPTGNLDLNTAKEIQNLLQGIQVTTKVTMILVTHSRELANSLDRIFELTSNGLVEKKK
- the bamA gene encoding outer membrane protein assembly factor BamA, with product MKKLFVLALCCYGLFFAQLEFSAAAPLTTKNVSIKDIRLVGLNKVDGESVLVGMKISKGMTPNAETIDAEIKRIYRLGFFDQVSGAVDQVGNFIVTLVEKPSIRRILLEGNDVVNDETLKEKLLIPTRRFLDRKQIKAGVAEAMKYYEGLGRAGTTIEVEEQVVGENEVDLKYIVKEVDKKVIREIAFEGNRAFTSDELEDEIDTGTHSWWISWLSGSGILKQEKLDNDVKKLARFYLNQGYAEVSVGEPRISELENGIKLTFPITEGELFTFGEITAQGDLVDGSQEQTLTGTKALSGETFSVDKLNQDTFTVSEKFTDIGYAFANVEPDTKIIRETRRVDVTYQISKGNLITVNRVNVAGNDKTADNVVRRQLKIADRDLYSSSKVKRSEELMRRTGYFTEASITPQSIPNKDEVDLNVLVKEGQTGSFSVGAGISSGEGFIFNTRFSETNMFGSGNSLTLNSDLGDRNENYTISYDNPRINDTYLSGGLDIFSANRRYDTFERRQTGGSVTLGYPLAFLGSEAKDEIRFSTTYQLAKIKIHQIEEDAPSLVKDAEGETLLSSITPKLLRNTIDNPLNPASGSRQLLQVEYAGLGGDEEFWLGQASNTIYYPLIDTAIGPIVFSQRTRFDYGKAYGDSDRLSLFRRFFAGGINSVRGFEARKLGPRDTNGEFYGGAKQLIANFEMLFPLAAEVGIKALAFYDIGNAFDDDENLEVSELRQAVGGGIRWTSPIGPIRLEFGHPLDRKEGDRNFVPYFSFGAPF